One segment of Pseudophaeobacter arcticus DSM 23566 DNA contains the following:
- a CDS encoding sensor histidine kinase, with translation MLKHFFLDYFRRAKAKELLRGDESRLASLLDSVPDGVVVVDHAGTIEWVNKQTIELFGYEYDEILGMPVETLLPKRYRTDHVAHRDGYTNAPRVRNMGEELELLGRKKTGDEFPIAVSLSPVSIDQGQRVIASVRDITAQRDDMRRIRDLNKRLSTLLNDAPDGVIVAGADGRITSVNIQAELLFGYDRADLLGQKVEMLLPKPLRERHVGFRSDFATAPRKRSMGAGLDLFGLHKDGTEIPVLVSLSPVDTDDGSQVIAAVRDMTGQKRNESHIAELNARLQRDNNELTVVNRELQAFSASVSHDLRSPLRAIDGFSNALLEDYAEVLDETGQDYLSRVRSGAQRMGLLIDDMLKLSSISRADLNLQEVDLSALARHIADELKKNEPQRDVEFIIADDMLAIADRNLLNIALTNLIGNAFKFTRDRVPGSIEFGTKDENGTPVFFIRDNGAGFEMAHAEQIFDAFKRLHDAREFPGNGVGLATVQRVIHKHGGRIWTNAIVGQGAEFLFTLESEAAT, from the coding sequence TTGCTAAAGCACTTTTTTCTCGATTATTTCCGACGCGCCAAGGCAAAGGAACTGCTTCGAGGCGACGAAAGCCGCCTTGCATCCCTGCTTGATTCCGTTCCTGACGGGGTTGTTGTCGTGGACCACGCAGGCACGATTGAATGGGTAAACAAGCAGACGATCGAGCTGTTCGGGTATGAATACGATGAAATCCTTGGAATGCCCGTCGAAACACTGCTGCCAAAACGTTACCGCACGGACCATGTGGCGCATCGCGACGGCTACACAAATGCACCAAGAGTGCGCAACATGGGTGAAGAACTGGAGCTACTTGGGCGGAAAAAGACCGGCGACGAATTTCCAATTGCCGTCAGCCTCAGCCCCGTCAGTATCGATCAGGGGCAACGGGTCATTGCATCGGTCCGCGATATTACGGCGCAGCGTGATGACATGCGGCGTATTCGCGATCTCAATAAGCGCTTGAGCACATTGCTGAACGACGCGCCGGATGGCGTGATCGTCGCGGGGGCCGATGGGCGGATCACAAGCGTTAACATCCAGGCAGAGCTGCTGTTCGGCTATGATCGGGCAGATTTGTTGGGCCAAAAGGTGGAAATGCTGTTGCCGAAACCGCTGCGCGAGCGCCACGTTGGCTTTCGTTCGGATTTTGCGACAGCGCCGCGCAAACGCTCAATGGGTGCAGGTCTCGACTTATTCGGGTTGCATAAGGACGGCACGGAAATACCGGTGCTGGTCAGCCTTAGCCCGGTCGACACCGATGACGGCAGCCAGGTCATTGCTGCGGTCCGTGACATGACCGGTCAGAAGCGAAATGAAAGTCATATCGCCGAATTAAACGCCCGCCTACAGCGCGACAATAATGAACTGACCGTCGTCAATCGCGAATTGCAAGCCTTCAGCGCCTCTGTGTCACATGACCTGCGAAGCCCACTTCGTGCGATTGACGGTTTTAGCAACGCGTTGTTGGAGGATTATGCCGAGGTACTGGACGAAACCGGCCAGGACTACCTGTCCCGCGTTCGATCCGGTGCACAACGCATGGGCCTTCTGATCGATGATATGCTTAAGCTTTCAAGTATATCGCGCGCAGATTTGAACCTGCAGGAGGTCGATCTTTCCGCTCTCGCGCGACACATCGCAGACGAGTTGAAAAAGAACGAACCACAGCGCGACGTCGAATTCATCATTGCCGATGATATGCTTGCTATTGCCGACCGGAATTTGCTGAACATCGCGCTGACCAACCTGATTGGAAATGCATTCAAGTTCACGCGAGACCGAGTGCCAGGATCAATTGAGTTCGGCACGAAGGACGAGAATGGAACACCCGTATTCTTCATACGTGACAACGGCGCAGGGTTTGAAATGGCCCATGCGGAACAGATATTCGATGCGTTCAAGCGCTTGCACGATGCTCGGGAATTTCCTGGCAACGGCGTTGGCCTGGCCACCGTTCAGCGGGTGATCCATAAACACGGCGGGCGCATCTGGACAAACGCAATCGTGGGACAGGGCGCCGAGTTCCTTTTCACATTGGAAAGTGAAGCAGCCACATGA
- a CDS encoding DinB family protein: MPDLSLVHRMTAYTAWADDVMLRNAEQLSEAELSAPRDALFKSITGTFDHTLVVAEIFKAHIEGKSHPHTARHRDTVLPFDAVAGRLRAMNDHYVALARRWTETELAEVISFEFVGGGEGRMSREDILLHFVNHATYHRGFVSTLLFQLKTKGAASDLTVFLRDIWPEMSSRMGEAAQ; this comes from the coding sequence ATGCCCGATCTTTCCCTCGTCCACCGCATGACAGCCTATACGGCCTGGGCCGATGATGTGATGCTCAGAAATGCAGAACAGCTTTCCGAGGCGGAATTGTCTGCGCCCCGCGATGCGTTGTTCAAATCCATCACCGGCACCTTCGATCATACGCTTGTCGTTGCTGAGATTTTCAAGGCGCATATCGAAGGCAAGTCACATCCACATACAGCGCGGCATCGCGATACGGTTTTGCCGTTCGACGCGGTGGCCGGGCGGCTTCGCGCGATGAACGACCACTACGTCGCGCTCGCCCGGCGATGGACTGAAACGGAGCTGGCTGAAGTGATCTCTTTCGAGTTCGTCGGCGGCGGCGAAGGCCGGATGAGCCGTGAGGACATCCTGCTGCATTTCGTAAACCACGCGACCTACCACCGTGGCTTCGTCAGCACGCTTCTTTTTCAACTGAAAACCAAGGGCGCGGCCAGTGATCTGACCGTTTTTTTACGGGATATCTGGCCTGAAATGTCATCAAGAATGGGGGAAGCCGCACAATGA
- a CDS encoding aminotransferase-like domain-containing protein, with amino-acid sequence MKPYIDIADGIAARIASGELPFGSRLPPQRDFAYNQGIAVSTASRVYAELRRRGLVTGEIGRGTFVANRFAPLDPALQEPSGTGIDLEIMFRLAPDARDLIAESTARFFKAGLAERAAMPSSVRSDRAAHAAFAKLTSIAGYKTDPDRLLLSGNGKQAIAACFAALAPRGGRIAVEALTYPFAIAAARMLGIELVPVQLDEEGMRPDALERVAKDGVQCVYLQPTLQSPLVCTMSEQRRREIAGILESHDLTAIEDRIYSFLKPTVPLAAFARDRVIQIDSLSKRLMPGLSLGILSVPSLLQDDVARSLRAGGWMAPSLSVSLARHWIDDGIVASVQASKRADAKEMHGIAAKAFENLTYSSAPEALHGWLSLPEGWRADLFAAACADLGIAVAPGTAFAVSEGRAPAGVRIAYSAPDMTTWKMALDEMAGIARGR; translated from the coding sequence ATGAAGCCGTATATTGATATCGCTGACGGGATCGCCGCACGGATCGCGAGCGGTGAATTGCCTTTCGGATCACGGCTGCCGCCGCAGCGGGATTTTGCCTACAATCAGGGGATTGCGGTATCTACAGCAAGCAGGGTCTATGCCGAACTGAGACGACGGGGACTCGTTACCGGGGAGATCGGGCGCGGCACTTTCGTCGCCAACCGCTTTGCGCCGCTCGACCCGGCGCTTCAGGAACCCTCCGGGACAGGCATTGATCTTGAAATCATGTTCCGGTTGGCGCCCGATGCCCGCGATCTGATCGCGGAGTCGACAGCGAGGTTCTTCAAGGCGGGTCTGGCCGAGAGGGCCGCGATGCCCTCATCGGTGCGCTCTGACCGGGCCGCGCACGCGGCATTTGCGAAGCTGACGAGTATTGCGGGCTACAAGACCGACCCAGACCGCCTTCTCCTGTCCGGCAATGGCAAGCAGGCCATTGCGGCTTGCTTCGCTGCTCTGGCGCCGCGCGGCGGGCGGATCGCGGTCGAAGCACTGACCTACCCCTTTGCAATTGCTGCCGCCCGGATGCTCGGCATCGAACTGGTGCCGGTTCAACTGGACGAGGAAGGAATGCGTCCTGATGCGCTCGAAAGAGTGGCCAAAGACGGTGTGCAATGCGTCTACCTGCAACCCACGTTGCAAAGCCCGCTTGTCTGCACCATGTCAGAGCAGCGCCGCCGTGAAATTGCGGGTATTCTGGAAAGCCATGACCTGACGGCCATCGAGGACCGGATATATAGCTTTCTGAAACCAACTGTACCGTTGGCCGCGTTTGCACGGGATCGCGTCATTCAGATCGACAGTCTCTCGAAGCGACTGATGCCCGGCCTTTCCCTCGGAATTCTTTCCGTACCATCCCTACTGCAAGACGATGTGGCGCGGTCCCTGCGGGCAGGCGGGTGGATGGCACCGTCGCTATCGGTCAGTCTTGCGCGTCACTGGATCGATGATGGAATTGTCGCCTCCGTCCAGGCATCGAAAAGAGCCGATGCAAAGGAGATGCACGGGATTGCTGCAAAAGCATTTGAAAATCTGACCTACAGCAGCGCCCCCGAAGCGCTTCATGGTTGGCTCAGCCTGCCAGAGGGGTGGCGCGCTGATCTTTTCGCAGCGGCCTGTGCCGATCTAGGCATCGCTGTCGCTCCCGGAACAGCGTTTGCTGTGAGCGAAGGCCGCGCGCCTGCAGGTGTTCGCATCGCCTATTCTGCTCCCGACATGACGACATGGAAAATGGCGCTCGATGAGATGGCCGGGATTGCGCGCGGGCGGTGA
- a CDS encoding DUF6958 family protein codes for MSDANEKIEIESITSPGRPQRVNKDKYTAMRDAFLPVLPGEAPGLTVAEAKAALLPALSHDLFPGGEKAGWWLKAVQLDLEAKGVIKRGGTGPVRLFRTGTPK; via the coding sequence ATGTCTGACGCCAATGAGAAGATCGAGATCGAGAGCATCACTTCACCCGGTCGACCCCAGCGCGTGAACAAAGACAAGTACACAGCGATGCGCGACGCGTTCCTGCCGGTGCTGCCGGGCGAAGCCCCCGGGCTAACGGTCGCCGAGGCAAAGGCCGCCCTGTTACCAGCCCTGTCGCATGACCTGTTTCCGGGGGGTGAAAAAGCGGGCTGGTGGCTGAAGGCCGTACAGCTTGATCTGGAAGCCAAGGGCGTGATCAAGCGTGGTGGCACGGGGCCGGTTCGGCTGTTCAGGACGGGAACACCGAAATAG
- a CDS encoding TetR/AcrR family transcriptional regulator: MTRPTKTSPQRGDARTRLLEAARDGIRQKGFAATSVDDLCQSAEVTKGAFFHHFKTKEALGVAAAEYWAETTSALFAEAPYHQPDDPLDRILAYLEFRRAIIAGETYEYTCLVGTMTQEVHDTAPAIREACAESIFDHAATLEADIRAARTQRGIDADWTAESLARHTQAVLQGGFILAKAADNPELARESVDHLIRYVRGLFGLDANLTTTPAKET, encoded by the coding sequence ATGACAAGACCAACCAAAACCTCCCCCCAGCGCGGGGACGCCCGCACCCGCCTTTTGGAGGCCGCCCGCGACGGGATCCGCCAGAAGGGGTTCGCCGCAACCTCCGTTGATGACCTGTGCCAATCGGCAGAGGTCACCAAGGGCGCGTTTTTCCATCATTTCAAGACAAAGGAAGCGCTTGGGGTGGCGGCAGCAGAATACTGGGCCGAGACGACCAGCGCCCTGTTCGCAGAAGCGCCCTATCACCAGCCGGACGATCCGCTCGACCGCATTCTGGCCTATCTCGAATTCCGCCGGGCAATCATTGCTGGGGAGACCTACGAATATACCTGCCTTGTCGGTACAATGACGCAGGAGGTCCACGACACTGCCCCTGCAATCCGGGAGGCCTGCGCCGAGAGCATCTTCGACCATGCCGCCACACTGGAGGCAGACATCCGGGCGGCGCGCACGCAGCGCGGGATTGATGCAGACTGGACCGCTGAAAGCCTCGCCCGGCACACACAGGCGGTTCTACAGGGCGGCTTTATCCTGGCCAAGGCGGCCGACAACCCCGAGCTCGCGCGCGAGAGCGTCGATCACCTGATCCGCTATGTGCGGGGGCTCTTCGGCCTTGATGCCAACCTGACCACGACACCAGCAAAGGAGACCTGA
- a CDS encoding ArsR/SmtB family transcription factor, producing the protein MADDKVFKALADPNRRRLLDRLCDRNGQTLGQLCTSMDMKRQSVAQHLGLLEEANLISTIRRGREKLHFINPVPLYEVYARWIRKFEEGRLGLLHDLKQELERNGK; encoded by the coding sequence ATGGCTGACGACAAGGTGTTCAAGGCGCTGGCCGATCCAAACCGCAGGCGGTTGCTCGACCGGCTTTGCGACAGAAACGGCCAGACACTCGGGCAGCTCTGCACGTCCATGGATATGAAGCGCCAATCCGTGGCCCAGCATCTGGGTCTTCTTGAAGAGGCCAATCTGATCAGCACCATCCGTCGCGGGCGCGAGAAGCTGCATTTCATCAACCCGGTTCCGCTCTACGAGGTTTACGCGCGTTGGATCCGGAAATTCGAGGAAGGCCGCCTGGGCCTTCTCCACGACCTCAAACAGGAACTTGAAAGGAACGGGAAATGA
- a CDS encoding response regulator yields the protein MEDVETTDKLRVLVVEDVDDDLQLCLREMRRNGFTPDYECVDNAKAFLGALSKGKWDVILCDFSMPAFSGSEALSLSRSQSPDVPFIFVSGTIGEENAVAALQEGAQDYVLKQDLGRLTPAIRRALRFAEERRARLKVEQQLRQSQKMEIVGQLTGGIAHDFNNMLTIVLGNLELLELECRLSPEQQQLVQQAMEAGQRGTKLVKSLSAFARRQVLQPQQYDLNAGVSGAMPLLERAIGAHIEIQLRQSRDLWTCVLDPTQFISAVTNLAINARDAMPGGGVLEIVSSNVRITPQESLNAKGISPGEYVCLSVTDSGTGMTALTKEQAIEPFFTTKRVGQGTGLGLSMVYGFVSQSGGDIEIESEVGQGTSVNLYFPRNVIGTTASNPEDRETPAQTSRRLRVLVVEDEPMVLSLAERALQALQHEVITAEDGPQALQQLQADNKIDLLFTDLVMPNGMLGVELARLALELQPELKVLFTSGNPAMLPSDLREEMSRMGPILHKPWTRADLKKALIAALPG from the coding sequence TTGGAAGACGTCGAAACAACTGATAAACTGCGAGTCTTGGTAGTTGAAGACGTCGACGACGATCTGCAGCTATGCCTGCGCGAGATGCGTCGCAATGGATTCACGCCGGACTATGAGTGTGTCGACAATGCCAAAGCCTTCCTTGGCGCCCTTTCAAAGGGCAAATGGGATGTAATTCTCTGCGATTTTTCTATGCCCGCCTTTTCCGGGAGCGAGGCGCTTTCCCTCAGCCGCAGCCAAAGTCCGGACGTTCCGTTCATCTTTGTCTCCGGTACCATAGGTGAGGAAAACGCAGTGGCCGCATTGCAGGAAGGTGCGCAAGACTACGTCCTCAAGCAAGATCTGGGACGCCTGACGCCAGCGATCCGGCGGGCCTTGCGTTTTGCCGAAGAGCGGCGCGCGCGCTTAAAGGTGGAACAGCAGCTTCGCCAATCCCAGAAGATGGAGATTGTTGGACAGCTTACGGGCGGTATCGCGCATGATTTCAATAACATGCTTACGATTGTATTGGGCAATCTGGAACTGCTCGAACTAGAGTGTCGGCTGTCGCCGGAGCAGCAGCAATTGGTACAACAAGCCATGGAAGCGGGCCAGCGCGGGACCAAACTGGTCAAGAGCCTGTCTGCATTTGCTCGGCGTCAGGTGTTGCAACCCCAGCAGTATGACCTGAACGCAGGCGTTTCGGGTGCTATGCCACTGCTGGAACGTGCGATCGGCGCGCATATCGAAATCCAGCTGCGTCAGTCTCGTGATCTTTGGACCTGCGTGCTGGATCCCACTCAATTCATATCAGCGGTAACCAACTTGGCAATCAATGCGCGTGATGCAATGCCCGGTGGCGGTGTGCTGGAGATTGTGAGTTCGAATGTGCGGATCACGCCCCAGGAGTCCCTAAACGCAAAGGGTATTTCCCCGGGAGAATATGTTTGTCTGTCGGTGACGGATAGCGGGACCGGCATGACAGCGCTGACAAAAGAACAGGCTATCGAGCCGTTCTTTACGACCAAGCGAGTCGGTCAGGGGACCGGGCTCGGGCTGAGCATGGTTTATGGCTTTGTCAGCCAATCAGGCGGGGATATCGAGATTGAAAGCGAGGTTGGCCAGGGCACATCAGTGAACCTCTATTTCCCGCGCAATGTGATCGGGACCACTGCCAGCAACCCTGAGGATCGAGAAACTCCGGCACAGACCTCGCGACGGTTGCGTGTATTGGTCGTCGAGGATGAACCAATGGTGCTCAGCCTGGCCGAACGCGCTTTGCAAGCACTTCAGCACGAAGTGATCACCGCCGAAGACGGGCCTCAGGCGTTGCAGCAATTGCAAGCCGACAACAAAATCGACCTTCTGTTCACGGACTTAGTCATGCCTAACGGTATGCTTGGAGTAGAACTGGCCCGCTTGGCATTGGAGTTGCAGCCAGAGTTGAAGGTTCTCTTCACTTCCGGAAACCCTGCCATGCTGCCAAGCGATTTACGCGAAGAAATGTCACGAATGGGCCCAATTTTACACAAGCCCTGGACCAGGGCAGATTTGAAAAAAGCACTCATTGCGGCATTGCCAGGTTGA
- a CDS encoding RrF2 family transcriptional regulator encodes MRLTSFTDFGLRVLMRMAGEPDRPFTTAELATEFAISRNHLAKVMSSLSAAGYLETRRGSGGGALLARSPDRIRLGDVVALLEADQALVECFLPNGNTCTLTPHCRLKSRLGQAEVAFYDELNRSTLADCIYIPSEA; translated from the coding sequence TTGCGCCTTACGTCTTTCACAGATTTCGGATTGCGTGTTCTCATGCGGATGGCGGGCGAGCCGGATCGACCCTTCACCACCGCTGAGCTGGCCACGGAATTCGCAATTTCGCGCAATCATCTTGCGAAGGTTATGTCGAGCCTATCTGCGGCAGGGTATTTAGAGACACGCCGCGGCAGCGGCGGGGGAGCGCTGCTTGCCCGCTCTCCCGATAGGATCCGCCTTGGCGACGTCGTGGCGCTGCTTGAGGCCGACCAAGCCTTGGTGGAGTGCTTTCTTCCCAACGGCAATACCTGCACGCTGACACCGCATTGTCGGCTAAAGTCCCGTCTGGGCCAGGCAGAAGTCGCATTTTATGACGAGCTCAATCGAAGCACCCTTGCAGACTGTATTTATATCCCATCAGAAGCTTGA
- a CDS encoding glutathione S-transferase family protein yields the protein MHETITIWTLDWVPMTNGPAGFVRDLRLRWACEEAGFPYSVRTVPLGEGGPVHLARQPFGQVPFMSDGDLHMFESGACVLHLAEKSETLMPRDPQARADTLQWLFAALNSIEMVSVPWWFLEVTGATENGLTGWLESRLAHMERTLKERDWLAAGRFTIADLMMTDVLRAPKLRAFRDRPATEAYVARIMDRPAFKKAHADQMAHFEAADAARGLGES from the coding sequence ATGCACGAAACTATAACGATCTGGACCCTCGACTGGGTGCCAATGACCAATGGCCCCGCCGGCTTCGTGCGCGACCTGCGGCTTAGGTGGGCCTGCGAGGAGGCGGGCTTTCCCTATTCCGTCCGAACCGTGCCATTGGGGGAAGGTGGTCCAGTCCACCTTGCCCGTCAGCCATTCGGACAGGTTCCCTTCATGTCGGACGGTGATCTCCATATGTTCGAGAGTGGGGCCTGTGTTTTGCATCTGGCGGAAAAGAGCGAAACGCTGATGCCGCGTGATCCGCAAGCGCGGGCCGACACCCTTCAGTGGCTCTTTGCCGCTCTCAACTCCATCGAGATGGTCTCCGTTCCCTGGTGGTTCCTTGAGGTGACGGGCGCGACAGAGAACGGATTGACCGGCTGGTTGGAAAGTCGTCTGGCCCATATGGAACGCACCCTGAAGGAGCGCGACTGGCTTGCTGCTGGTCGTTTCACCATCGCAGACCTGATGATGACGGACGTCCTGCGCGCACCAAAGCTCCGCGCCTTCAGAGATCGGCCTGCAACGGAAGCCTATGTGGCAAGGATCATGGATCGGCCCGCTTTCAAGAAAGCCCATGCCGATCAAATGGCGCATTTTGAGGCTGCCGATGCCGCTCGGGGCCTGGGCGAAAGCTGA
- a CDS encoding GFA family protein, producing MAETTEIACSCGRTRLEVRGKPIDSVECCCSSCREAAARMQRLDGAPQVLTDHGSTPFVMYRKDRVRCLGGAAALKTFRLSPEHATKRAIATCCNTPVYLEFKGGHWLSLYGGLWPEGTMPAPTMRTMASDLPEGAVLPDDIPNAKTQNLRFFARLFGAWVAMGFRNPKTPVTGEINV from the coding sequence ATGGCTGAGACAACCGAGATCGCCTGTTCCTGCGGACGGACCCGGCTTGAGGTGCGCGGCAAACCCATCGACAGCGTCGAATGCTGCTGCTCATCGTGCCGTGAAGCTGCTGCGCGGATGCAGCGCCTTGACGGCGCGCCGCAGGTCCTGACGGATCATGGCAGCACCCCGTTCGTCATGTATCGCAAGGATCGCGTACGGTGTCTTGGCGGTGCCGCTGCGCTGAAGACCTTCCGGCTGTCCCCCGAACACGCGACCAAGCGCGCCATCGCCACTTGCTGCAACACGCCGGTCTATCTGGAGTTCAAGGGCGGACACTGGCTGAGCCTTTATGGCGGGCTGTGGCCAGAGGGCACGATGCCCGCGCCGACGATGCGCACGATGGCCTCGGACCTGCCTGAGGGAGCCGTGCTACCCGACGACATCCCGAATGCGAAGACACAGAACTTGCGCTTTTTCGCCAGGCTCTTTGGGGCCTGGGTCGCCATGGGGTTCCGCAATCCGAAGACGCCAGTCACAGGAGAGATCAATGTCTGA
- a CDS encoding GFA family protein, with protein MSEQTYHGSCHCGAVAYEVTLTLDQVVTCNCSICRRQGTILGFAPKEKFTLLKGAENLTDYQFGSRNIHHEFCKTCGVKSFGRGVGPDGVEMRAINVRCLDGVDIDSLSPQKFDGAGL; from the coding sequence ATGAGCGAACAAACCTATCACGGAAGCTGCCACTGCGGTGCGGTGGCATACGAGGTGACATTGACACTGGATCAGGTTGTGACCTGCAACTGTTCCATCTGCCGCCGTCAGGGTACGATCCTCGGGTTTGCCCCGAAGGAAAAATTCACCCTGTTGAAAGGGGCAGAGAACCTGACCGATTACCAGTTTGGTTCCCGCAACATACATCATGAATTCTGCAAAACCTGTGGAGTGAAATCATTCGGCAGGGGCGTGGGCCCGGACGGTGTTGAAATGCGCGCCATCAACGTGCGCTGCCTCGACGGTGTTGATATCGACAGTCTGTCCCCGCAGAAATTTGATGGCGCAGGCTTGTAG
- a CDS encoding response regulator: MNDRVILLVEDNPDDEALTRRALTKNNILNELVVATDGAMALDYLFGTGTFATRNTDEAPSLVLLDLNLPKIDGIEVLRRMRADDRTKQIPVVMLTTSKQDEDIAMSYSHGANSYVCKPVDFTEFVEAARQIGLYWLMINRQAPKRGG; this comes from the coding sequence ATGAACGACAGAGTCATCCTTTTGGTCGAAGACAATCCAGACGACGAGGCACTTACACGTCGTGCCTTGACCAAAAATAACATTCTGAATGAATTGGTCGTTGCGACAGATGGCGCCATGGCGCTGGACTACCTGTTTGGCACCGGAACCTTCGCAACGCGCAATACGGACGAGGCTCCCAGCCTTGTGCTATTGGACCTTAATTTACCAAAAATTGATGGGATAGAGGTACTACGGCGTATGCGTGCGGATGACCGAACCAAACAGATTCCCGTTGTCATGTTGACGACTTCGAAGCAGGATGAAGATATCGCGATGAGCTACAGCCATGGTGCCAACAGCTACGTGTGCAAGCCAGTCGATTTTACCGAATTCGTCGAGGCTGCGCGACAAATTGGTTTGTACTGGCTTATGATCAATCGCCAAGCCCCTAAAAGGGGAGGATAG
- a CDS encoding VOC family protein yields MEHAAKVRTCLWFETGGIEAAHEYVKLVPNSRIDSVRENGQPNDPMIVEFTLAGAPMMILTAGPHHKLTPAASISVLTEDQDETDRLWNVLTANGGAPGHCAWLVDRFGVSWQIVPKRLPDLLASDDPAIVGRVTSAMMQMGKIDIAALEAAAAREEPHG; encoded by the coding sequence ATGGAGCATGCAGCCAAAGTGCGGACCTGCCTGTGGTTCGAAACGGGCGGCATTGAAGCAGCCCACGAATACGTAAAACTGGTTCCAAACAGCCGGATCGACTCGGTCCGCGAGAATGGCCAGCCCAATGATCCAATGATTGTCGAATTCACGCTGGCCGGAGCACCGATGATGATCCTGACGGCCGGACCGCACCACAAATTGACCCCCGCCGCCTCGATCAGCGTGTTGACCGAAGATCAGGACGAGACGGACCGGCTTTGGAATGTGCTGACCGCAAACGGCGGTGCGCCGGGGCATTGCGCGTGGCTGGTAGATCGCTTCGGTGTCTCCTGGCAGATCGTGCCGAAGCGGTTGCCGGACCTCTTGGCCAGTGACGATCCCGCGATTGTGGGGCGCGTGACTTCTGCCATGATGCAGATGGGCAAGATCGACATCGCGGCGCTTGAGGCTGCGGCGGCAAGGGAGGAGCCGCATGGCTGA
- a CDS encoding SRPBCC family protein, protein MTDKSASFIYVTFIRTTPEKVFEAITRPEVSRRYWNHENVSDDWRPGSDWQHVKVKETRTVELVGKVIESDPPRRLVISWANESQKDDPDQYSRVTYDIEPQGDMVKLTVSHDELQPGSGMLKGISEGWPIVLSSMKSFLETGQGLDI, encoded by the coding sequence ATGACCGACAAATCCGCCAGCTTCATCTATGTGACCTTTATCCGCACAACGCCCGAAAAGGTGTTCGAGGCGATCACAAGACCAGAGGTTTCCCGTCGGTACTGGAACCACGAGAACGTCTCGGACGATTGGCGGCCCGGTTCCGATTGGCAGCACGTCAAGGTCAAGGAGACCCGCACCGTCGAGTTGGTCGGCAAAGTCATCGAAAGCGACCCGCCCAGGCGGCTGGTGATCAGTTGGGCGAACGAAAGCCAGAAGGACGACCCTGACCAGTACAGCCGGGTCACATATGACATCGAACCCCAGGGCGACATGGTCAAACTGACCGTCTCGCATGACGAATTGCAACCTGGCAGCGGCATGTTGAAAGGGATCAGCGAGGGCTGGCCGATTGTCCTGTCCAGCATGAAGTCCTTCCTCGAAACCGGTCAGGGTCTGGACATCTGA
- a CDS encoding hemerythrin domain-containing protein → MTDTPVGVPNETDALIDHILSRYHETHRSELPSLIQLAEKVRMAHAEDPQSPKGLAEALTILLHEMEDHMAKEEMILFPAMRARGRPGIEHPIAVMRADHDDHAEGIQKIRDMTSNLTPPDHACGSWRALYAGTQKLLDDLTAHIALENDVLFPRFEQG, encoded by the coding sequence ATGACAGACACACCCGTCGGTGTCCCTAACGAGACAGACGCCCTGATTGATCACATCCTGTCACGCTACCATGAGACCCACCGGTCCGAACTGCCGAGCCTGATCCAACTCGCCGAAAAAGTCAGGATGGCCCATGCGGAAGATCCACAATCCCCGAAAGGTCTGGCGGAGGCCTTGACCATCCTTCTCCACGAGATGGAAGACCACATGGCGAAGGAAGAAATGATCCTCTTCCCGGCGATGCGCGCCCGGGGCAGGCCCGGGATCGAACATCCGATAGCGGTGATGCGGGCAGACCACGACGATCACGCCGAAGGCATCCAGAAAATCCGGGACATGACCAGCAACTTGACGCCCCCGGATCACGCCTGTGGATCGTGGCGCGCGCTTTATGCCGGGACGCAAAAGCTTCTCGATGATCTGACGGCGCATATTGCGCTGGAAAACGACGTGCTGTTCCCGCGCTTCGAACAGGGCTGA